Proteins encoded within one genomic window of Phormidium ambiguum IAM M-71:
- the hisA gene encoding 1-(5-phosphoribosyl)-5-[(5-phosphoribosylamino)methylideneamino]imidazole-4-carboxamide isomerase gives MEIIPAIDLLDGKCVRLYQGDYSQSQVFDENPVAVAKQWVEQGATRLHLVDLDGAKTGESVNLKSIEAIVKAVPIAVEVGGGLRDRTSVATLLNMGVRWAILGTVAVEKPELVAQLCQEFPGKIIVGIDARNGKVATRGWLETSEVTAQNLAQQMAQMGAAEIIYTDIHRDGTLQGPNLEALRELATNLSIPVIASGGVSSLTDLLSLLALEPLGVRGAIVGRAIYTGDVSLKEAIQAVGSGRYQDVPPDLGNSTFA, from the coding sequence ATGGAAATTATCCCAGCAATTGATTTATTAGATGGTAAATGTGTGCGACTGTATCAAGGAGATTATTCGCAGTCGCAAGTTTTTGACGAAAATCCGGTTGCGGTTGCTAAACAGTGGGTTGAACAGGGGGCAACTCGATTACATTTAGTTGATTTAGACGGCGCAAAAACTGGAGAATCAGTTAACTTAAAAAGTATTGAAGCGATCGTAAAAGCAGTACCTATTGCCGTAGAAGTTGGTGGGGGATTGCGCGATCGCACCAGCGTTGCCACACTATTAAATATGGGAGTTCGTTGGGCAATTTTGGGAACTGTTGCTGTCGAAAAACCCGAATTAGTCGCCCAACTTTGTCAAGAATTCCCCGGTAAAATTATCGTCGGAATCGATGCCCGCAATGGTAAAGTTGCCACCAGAGGTTGGTTAGAAACTTCCGAAGTTACTGCCCAAAATTTAGCCCAACAAATGGCCCAAATGGGCGCAGCAGAAATTATCTACACAGACATTCATCGGGATGGAACTCTACAAGGGCCAAATTTAGAAGCTTTGCGAGAATTAGCAACTAATCTTTCCATTCCTGTCATTGCTTCTGGGGGAGTGAGTTCTTTAACTGACCTTTTAAGTTTACTGGCTTTGGAACCTTTGGGTGTACGAGGTGCGATCGTCGGACGCGCCATATATACTGGAGATGTTTCACTTAAAGAAGCAATCCAAGCAGTAGGTTCTGGGCGTTACCAAGATGTACCCCCAGATTTAGGCAACTCAACTTTTGCTTAA
- a CDS encoding transglutaminase-like domain-containing protein: protein MVSSTQDYLFRTIRPFAAYSIQDICCLGDRLLALDPTTGYLLQINLKNDDTTILNPYQVGKFLDATGLAVWDDKLWFTKDEDVYFCNLSDFIPQHFISLPYTANGIAVWESTIYVTCQKSGYIYIYDSHKGHLITRFYTPGIGKEHLTIRGEEIWVSDDEEQTVFCLERATGEIKFSLLTPFENPTGLVFYNDPETNKEVLYVAYAYKEAFVRDDPNSDPPQELDYRDRTFIHPLYFHYYPEGNYALSNGYLMEVSYVEELSPLEEVHLENLEWRIALPSETLRQKIREIYPIGLPFTEEIINGQRVAVFKFDKLSPEERYIFGWKALVEVYSIKYRITPRDVEDLPELAPEFRDKYLVDNDDLAMDTDIIRNAAKEAIGTETNLLRKIYKIRNFVYDKLSYGIKPHIDPPDVALQRGVGSCGEYLGILLALSRLNGIACRTVGRYKCPKNPEYQNVPLSPDFNHVWMEFYIPGYGWLPMESNPDDVVEGGPYPTRFFMGLSWYHVEIGKGISFENITSNNVLLNKEVVSIGDLSLNHIRFTILSELPPS, encoded by the coding sequence ATGGTTTCTTCCACCCAAGACTACCTGTTTAGAACAATTAGACCTTTTGCAGCTTATTCGATTCAAGATATTTGCTGTTTAGGCGATCGCTTACTTGCCCTCGATCCGACAACCGGATATCTATTACAAATTAATCTAAAAAATGACGATACCACTATTTTAAATCCCTATCAGGTAGGGAAGTTTTTAGACGCTACTGGATTAGCTGTTTGGGATGACAAGTTGTGGTTTACTAAAGACGAAGATGTTTATTTTTGTAATTTGTCAGATTTCATTCCCCAGCATTTTATTAGCTTACCTTACACTGCCAATGGAATAGCTGTTTGGGAATCAACTATTTATGTAACTTGTCAAAAATCTGGTTACATTTATATTTATGATTCCCATAAAGGTCACTTAATTACGAGATTTTATACACCGGGAATTGGCAAGGAACATTTAACAATTCGCGGCGAAGAAATTTGGGTATCTGATGATGAAGAACAAACGGTATTTTGTTTGGAACGAGCAACAGGAGAAATTAAATTTAGCTTATTAACTCCTTTTGAAAATCCCACAGGATTAGTTTTTTATAACGACCCAGAAACCAATAAAGAAGTACTTTATGTTGCTTATGCTTATAAAGAAGCTTTTGTCAGAGATGACCCAAACTCCGACCCGCCCCAGGAATTAGATTACCGCGATCGCACTTTCATTCATCCCCTGTATTTCCATTACTATCCTGAAGGAAATTATGCCTTATCTAATGGTTATTTAATGGAAGTCAGCTACGTTGAAGAACTCTCACCATTAGAAGAAGTTCATCTAGAAAACTTAGAATGGCGCATCGCTTTGCCATCAGAAACTTTACGCCAAAAAATCCGCGAAATTTACCCGATCGGTCTTCCCTTTACTGAAGAAATCATCAACGGACAAAGAGTAGCAGTATTTAAATTTGACAAACTTTCTCCAGAAGAAAGATACATTTTTGGTTGGAAAGCACTAGTAGAAGTTTACAGCATTAAATATCGCATAACTCCTAGAGATGTGGAAGATTTACCAGAATTAGCCCCGGAATTTCGGGACAAATATTTGGTAGATAACGATGATTTGGCAATGGATACAGATATTATCCGTAATGCGGCCAAAGAAGCGATCGGCACAGAAACAAATCTCTTAAGGAAAATCTATAAAATCCGCAATTTTGTTTATGATAAACTTTCCTACGGCATTAAACCCCACATCGATCCCCCAGATGTTGCCCTACAACGAGGCGTTGGTTCCTGCGGCGAATATTTAGGCATTTTATTAGCCCTTTCCCGCTTAAATGGCATCGCCTGTCGCACAGTCGGACGTTACAAATGCCCCAAAAATCCCGAATATCAAAATGTACCATTATCCCCCGATTTTAATCATGTTTGGATGGAATTTTACATCCCTGGTTATGGGTGGTTGCCAATGGAATCTAACCCTGATGATGTAGTAGAAGGAGGGCCATATCCCACAAGATTTTTTATGGGCTTATCTTGGTATCATGTGGAAATTGGCAAAGGTATTTCTTTTGAAAATATCACCTCAAACAATGTTTTACTAAATAAAGAAGTGGTTTCGATCGGAGATTTATCCCTAAATCACATCCGGTTTACAATTCTCTCAGAACTACCACCTTCTTAG
- a CDS encoding DUF928 domain-containing protein — protein MTLSKKSLINSGILLLLTLAIASPLAFRVDAQSATSSNESLPTNWGAYEPDGSIGSPGRREGGGTRGPCVENNVNHKVTALIPLNGFGTTIADYPTFAVYIPQLSSESNPEIEFVLRTSEKKEIYKTKFNIKQGGIVSFILPKNSNVPGLKLNQNYFWTVTLICNPEAMDTGDVSGNKKVEGIVIRRVTPNASLRQELAAAKSWRDRVTIYAKAGIWYDALSNLAELRRRNPTDPIIVRNWRELLKSVGIEELAQEPILAPLVGANQLSSEVTPIN, from the coding sequence ATGACTCTGAGCAAAAAATCTTTAATTAACTCTGGGATTTTGTTATTGTTGACTTTAGCGATCGCATCTCCCTTAGCTTTCCGAGTTGATGCACAATCAGCAACATCAAGTAATGAAAGTTTACCTACAAATTGGGGCGCTTACGAACCAGATGGTAGCATTGGCAGTCCAGGGAGACGAGAAGGTGGCGGCACAAGAGGCCCTTGTGTCGAAAATAATGTCAACCATAAAGTAACAGCTTTAATACCATTAAATGGTTTTGGTACCACCATAGCTGATTATCCAACATTTGCTGTGTATATACCGCAATTATCATCAGAATCTAATCCAGAGATAGAATTTGTCTTAAGAACATCAGAAAAAAAAGAAATTTACAAAACTAAATTTAATATTAAACAAGGAGGAATTGTGAGTTTTATTCTTCCTAAGAATAGCAATGTGCCAGGATTAAAATTAAACCAAAATTATTTCTGGACAGTAACTTTAATTTGTAATCCAGAAGCTATGGATACTGGTGATGTATCCGGGAATAAAAAAGTAGAAGGAATAGTAATTCGGCGCGTTACCCCAAATGCTAGTCTCAGGCAAGAGTTAGCGGCAGCGAAATCATGGCGCGATCGCGTTACAATCTACGCCAAAGCCGGAATTTGGTACGATGCTTTAAGCAATTTAGCCGAACTGCGACGGCGCAATCCTACCGATCCAATAATCGTCAGAAATTGGCGAGAGTTGTTAAAGTCAGTAGGCATTGAGGAACTTGCCCAAGAACCAATCTTGGCACCTTTGGTTGGTGCAAATCAATTGAGTTCAGAAGTTACTCCCATTAATTAA
- the treS gene encoding maltose alpha-D-glucosyltransferase, translating to MQNSILNNDPLWFKNAIIYEVPVRAFADSNGDGIGDFRGLTEKLDYLQDLGVTALWILPFFPSPLRDDGYDIADYTNVNPIYGNLADFQEFLAAAHQRDIRVIIELIINHTSDQHPWFQRARRSPKGSKERDFYVWNDTPEKYKDARIIFQDFETSNWTWDSVAQAYFWHRFYSHQPDLNYDNPEVQKAVFQVLDFWLEMGVDGLRMDAVPYLYEREGTNCENLPETHNFLKQLRRHVDEKFPNRMLLAEANQWPEDAAQYYGCGDECHMNFHFPLMPRLFMSLRMEDSFPISDILQQTPTIPHNCQWALFLRNHDELTLEMVSDEDRDYMYRVYAQDPEMRVNLGIRRRLAPLLGNDRRQIELLNSLLLSLPGTPVLYYGDEIGMGDNVYVGDRNGVRTPMQWNADRNAGFSRASSHKLYLPVNVDSEYHYATVNVEAQRANLNSLWYAMKRLIATRKHLQALGKGSFELLHPENRKVLAFTRTYEDEHILIVANLSRFVQTVELDLSPFQGMVPVEIFGRTQFPQVSDSPYFLSIAPYAFYWFSLKLQPSLIPLPKRQTNLTTLGVAGKWQNIFSQRDLKNTLELILSDYLYTCRWFNGKNRTIQSTQITEAIPVIYKDLSAQIIWLKVDYIEGEPESYLLPLAYTEGEKAKEIELEMPQNIVAYLQEEGKEEAGILFDAIADSNFLNTMLDAIANNRSYKGMAGELIASTTDIFPTEIPPLDPILMKGEHKNTCAIYSDPTKSGSISQNRLMLKIYHQIEDGINPDLEIRRFLSEQKSLQHFARIAGALEYRNGKGIQTVGLLQDFIPDARNTWDYTLDSLRDYFERITVQQMELSSVPIPSGSLLDLQEEELPELAQQTIGSYLASASLIGECTAELHLALAANSEDANFAPEPFSSFYQRSIYQYARNLTGQVFLELKKQLKTLPPETQKLAQAVLSRQEEFFGRYQLVLNEKITAKRTRYHGDYHLGQLLYTGKDFVIIDFEGEPGRSLSERRMKRSPLRDIAGMLQSFNYVAIKALRNEVENGTISSEAIPLMQQWADFWYYWVSATFLKSYFTTASQDSFLPKTKSELQVLLDAYLLEKLIYDLAYELKNRPNWVGIPLQRLLQF from the coding sequence ATGCAAAATTCAATCTTAAATAACGACCCCCTTTGGTTCAAAAACGCCATCATATATGAAGTACCAGTACGTGCTTTTGCCGACAGCAATGGAGATGGAATTGGCGACTTTCGGGGGTTGACAGAAAAACTAGATTACCTGCAAGATCTAGGAGTTACAGCATTATGGATCTTGCCATTTTTTCCTTCACCATTGAGGGATGATGGCTATGATATTGCTGATTATACAAATGTCAATCCTATCTATGGGAATTTAGCAGATTTTCAAGAGTTTTTAGCAGCTGCTCATCAAAGGGATATTCGAGTAATTATTGAGTTAATCATTAATCACACTTCCGATCAACATCCTTGGTTTCAAAGAGCACGCAGATCCCCCAAAGGTAGTAAAGAAAGGGATTTTTACGTTTGGAATGATACCCCGGAAAAGTATAAAGACGCAAGGATTATATTTCAAGACTTTGAAACTTCTAATTGGACTTGGGACTCAGTAGCCCAAGCTTATTTCTGGCATCGGTTTTACTCCCATCAACCAGACCTAAATTATGATAATCCAGAAGTCCAGAAAGCAGTGTTTCAAGTTTTAGATTTCTGGCTGGAAATGGGAGTTGATGGACTGCGGATGGATGCGGTTCCTTACCTTTATGAAAGAGAAGGAACTAATTGCGAAAATCTACCCGAAACACATAATTTTTTGAAGCAACTTCGCCGCCATGTAGATGAAAAATTCCCGAATCGAATGTTATTGGCAGAAGCTAATCAATGGCCAGAAGATGCTGCTCAATATTATGGATGTGGTGATGAATGCCACATGAATTTCCACTTCCCCTTAATGCCACGATTATTTATGTCTTTAAGGATGGAAGATAGTTTTCCAATTTCCGATATTTTACAACAAACTCCGACGATTCCGCATAACTGCCAATGGGCATTATTTTTGCGAAATCATGACGAATTAACGTTGGAAATGGTATCAGATGAAGACCGGGATTATATGTATCGAGTTTATGCTCAAGATCCCGAAATGCGCGTGAATTTAGGAATCCGTAGGAGATTAGCACCACTATTAGGAAATGACCGTCGCCAGATTGAATTATTAAATAGTTTGTTGCTATCTTTGCCGGGAACTCCTGTGCTTTATTACGGCGATGAAATTGGGATGGGAGATAATGTTTATGTAGGCGATCGCAATGGCGTTCGCACACCAATGCAATGGAATGCTGATAGAAATGCTGGGTTTAGTCGGGCAAGTTCTCATAAACTTTATTTACCCGTAAACGTTGATTCAGAATATCACTATGCCACAGTAAATGTAGAAGCACAAAGGGCTAATCTGAATTCTTTGTGGTATGCAATGAAACGCCTCATTGCTACTCGGAAACATCTGCAAGCATTAGGTAAAGGTAGTTTTGAATTACTCCATCCCGAAAATCGCAAAGTGTTAGCTTTTACCCGTACTTACGAGGATGAACACATTTTAATTGTGGCAAATTTATCTCGGTTTGTCCAAACTGTAGAATTAGATTTATCTCCATTTCAAGGAATGGTACCTGTAGAAATTTTTGGTCGCACTCAGTTTCCCCAAGTAAGTGATTCGCCTTATTTTTTGAGTATTGCCCCTTACGCTTTTTACTGGTTTAGCTTAAAGCTACAACCAAGTTTAATTCCTCTACCAAAACGGCAAACAAATTTAACAACTTTGGGAGTTGCTGGCAAGTGGCAGAATATCTTTTCTCAACGGGATTTAAAAAATACTTTGGAGTTAATTCTCTCTGATTATTTGTACACCTGTCGTTGGTTTAATGGTAAAAATCGCACGATTCAGTCTACCCAAATTACGGAAGCTATACCCGTAATTTACAAAGATTTGTCAGCCCAAATTATTTGGTTAAAAGTTGATTATATTGAAGGAGAACCAGAAAGTTATTTGTTACCTTTAGCGTATACAGAAGGGGAAAAAGCTAAAGAAATTGAACTGGAAATGCCGCAAAATATAGTGGCTTATTTGCAAGAAGAAGGGAAAGAAGAAGCGGGAATTTTGTTTGATGCGATCGCAGATAGTAATTTCCTCAATACAATGTTAGATGCGATCGCTAATAATCGTTCCTACAAAGGAATGGCAGGAGAATTAATTGCCAGTACAACTGACATCTTCCCCACAGAAATTCCACCATTAGACCCCATTTTAATGAAGGGAGAACACAAAAATACCTGCGCCATTTATAGCGATCCAACAAAAAGTGGATCGATTTCCCAAAATCGCTTGATGTTAAAGATTTACCATCAAATTGAAGATGGTATTAACCCAGATTTAGAAATCAGACGTTTCCTTAGCGAACAAAAAAGTTTACAACATTTTGCGCGAATTGCAGGTGCATTAGAATACCGCAATGGCAAAGGGATTCAAACAGTGGGATTATTGCAAGACTTTATTCCTGATGCTAGGAATACTTGGGATTATACCCTTGATAGTTTGCGCGATTATTTTGAGCGAATTACAGTTCAACAAATGGAACTTTCATCTGTTCCTATCCCATCAGGTTCGTTGTTAGATTTACAAGAAGAAGAACTGCCAGAATTAGCCCAGCAAACAATCGGTTCTTATCTAGCAAGTGCCAGTTTAATTGGCGAATGCACTGCTGAATTACATCTGGCTTTAGCTGCTAATTCTGAAGATGCAAATTTTGCCCCGGAACCATTTTCTTCTTTTTATCAACGTTCAATTTATCAATATGCACGTAACTTGACAGGACAGGTTTTTCTAGAGTTGAAAAAACAATTAAAAACCTTACCACCTGAGACACAAAAATTAGCCCAAGCTGTCTTAAGTCGTCAAGAAGAATTTTTTGGACGATATCAATTAGTTCTCAATGAAAAAATCACTGCTAAGAGAACTCGTTATCATGGAGATTATCATTTAGGGCAACTTCTTTACACAGGTAAAGACTTTGTTATCATAGATTTTGAAGGAGAGCCAGGGCGGAGTTTAAGTGAACGACGCATGAAGCGATCGCCTTTACGAGATATAGCAGGAATGTTGCAATCTTTCAATTATGTAGCTATTAAAGCACTCCGCAACGAAGTAGAAAATGGGACGATTAGTTCTGAAGCTATTCCCTTAATGCAACAATGGGCTGACTTTTGGTATTACTGGGTAAGTGCAACTTTCTTGAAAAGTTATTTTACTACAGCCAGTCAGGATTCTTTCTTACCAAAAACCAAATCCGAATTGCAAGTACTTTTGGACGCTTACTTGTTGGAAAAATTAATCTACGACTTAGCTTACGAACTAAAAAATCGACCTAATTGGGTAGGAATTCCGTTACAAAGATTGCTGCAATTTTAG
- the glgB gene encoding 1,4-alpha-glucan branching protein GlgB produces MTLLTLNHNQLETISDRVSLITDHDIYLFNEGTHYHLYEKLGSHPLIVNGVEGTYFAVWAPNAGQVFVKGDFNDWSDEGFSLTLREQSGIWEGFIPGMTKGSLYKYRIIHRYNGYAVDKADPFNCHQEIPPRTASIVWDTEYPWHDREWMENRAKANSFDAPISIYEVHLGSWMRIPEEGNRFLTYREIATKLAEYVKRLGFTHVELMPITEHPFYASWGYQTTGYFAPTSRYGTPQDFMYLIDRLHQEGIGVILDWVPSHFPTDLHGLGYFDGTHLYEHADPRQGFHPDWQSSIFNYGRREICSFLISSAFFWLDKCHIDGLRVDAVASMLYLDYSRKDGEWVANKYGGRDNLEAIDFLKQFNQAVYQHFPDVQTIAEESTAWAKVSRPIYDGGLGFGLKWDMGWMHDTLKYMSLDPIARKHHHNLLTFRMLYAFNENFVLPLSHDEVVHGKGSLIGKMPGDYWQKFANLRVLFGYMYAQAAKKLLFMGGEFGQWQEWSHDRSLDWHLLDYPMHAGLQRWVTDLNHIYRQEKALHEFDFSWSGFEWIDCNDWEQSVISLIRKSKSTDETILVVANFTPVPRYNYRLGVPNQGFWQELLNSDSADYGGSGVGNFGGVTAEEIPCHDRTFSVNIHLPPLGILFFKLNTDRPENSLG; encoded by the coding sequence ATGACCCTACTAACACTCAACCACAATCAATTAGAAACCATTTCCGATCGCGTCAGTTTAATTACTGACCATGATATTTATTTATTCAACGAAGGAACCCATTACCATTTATACGAAAAACTGGGTTCGCATCCATTAATTGTTAATGGTGTAGAAGGAACGTATTTTGCAGTTTGGGCACCCAACGCCGGACAGGTATTTGTCAAAGGTGATTTCAATGATTGGAGTGACGAAGGTTTTTCTCTCACATTAAGAGAACAATCAGGAATTTGGGAAGGTTTTATTCCCGGAATGACTAAAGGTAGCCTCTACAAATATCGAATTATTCACCGTTACAATGGTTACGCAGTAGATAAAGCCGACCCCTTTAATTGCCACCAAGAAATTCCGCCTCGAACTGCATCAATCGTTTGGGATACTGAGTATCCTTGGCACGATCGAGAATGGATGGAAAACCGCGCCAAAGCTAATTCTTTTGATGCGCCAATTTCCATTTACGAAGTGCATTTAGGTTCGTGGATGCGGATACCGGAAGAGGGAAATCGCTTTTTAACTTACCGGGAAATCGCTACTAAATTGGCAGAATATGTGAAGCGTTTAGGCTTTACTCATGTAGAATTAATGCCAATAACAGAACATCCTTTCTATGCTTCTTGGGGTTATCAAACTACTGGATATTTTGCCCCCACTAGTCGCTACGGAACTCCCCAAGATTTCATGTATTTGATCGATCGTTTGCATCAAGAAGGTATTGGCGTAATATTAGATTGGGTGCCTTCTCATTTCCCTACAGATCTACATGGATTGGGTTATTTTGATGGTACTCACCTTTACGAACACGCCGATCCTCGACAAGGTTTTCACCCTGATTGGCAGAGTAGCATTTTTAATTATGGGCGGCGTGAAATCTGTAGTTTTTTAATTAGTAGTGCTTTCTTTTGGTTGGATAAATGTCATATTGATGGACTGCGGGTAGATGCTGTTGCATCAATGCTTTATTTGGATTATTCCCGCAAAGATGGCGAATGGGTTGCTAATAAATATGGTGGGAGAGATAATCTAGAAGCGATCGACTTTTTAAAACAATTCAATCAAGCAGTTTATCAACACTTTCCCGATGTCCAAACTATTGCTGAAGAATCGACAGCTTGGGCAAAAGTTTCTCGCCCAATTTATGATGGTGGTTTAGGTTTTGGTTTAAAGTGGGACATGGGTTGGATGCACGATACTTTAAAGTATATGTCTCTCGATCCGATTGCCCGAAAACATCATCATAACCTGCTAACTTTCCGAATGCTTTATGCTTTTAATGAGAACTTTGTTTTGCCACTTTCTCATGATGAAGTTGTGCATGGTAAAGGTTCTTTAATTGGCAAAATGCCGGGAGATTATTGGCAGAAATTTGCTAATTTGCGGGTGTTATTTGGTTATATGTACGCCCAAGCAGCGAAAAAACTTTTGTTCATGGGTGGCGAGTTTGGACAGTGGCAAGAATGGAGTCACGATCGAAGTTTAGATTGGCATCTTTTAGATTACCCAATGCACGCAGGTTTGCAAAGATGGGTAACAGATTTAAATCACATTTATCGCCAAGAAAAAGCTTTGCATGAATTTGATTTTAGTTGGTCAGGTTTTGAATGGATTGATTGCAATGATTGGGAACAAAGCGTAATCAGTTTGATCCGTAAATCAAAATCAACTGATGAAACTATTTTAGTAGTGGCAAACTTTACTCCTGTACCTCGTTACAACTATCGTTTGGGTGTGCCGAATCAAGGTTTTTGGCAAGAGTTACTGAACAGCGATTCCGCAGATTATGGTGGTAGTGGTGTGGGTAATTTTGGTGGCGTTACAGCAGAAGAAATTCCTTGTCACGATCGCACTTTTTCTGTAAATATTCACTTACCACCTTTGGGAATCTTGTTTTTTAAATTAAATACAGACCGCCCAGAAAATTCTTTGGGTTAA
- the glgX gene encoding glycogen debranching protein GlgX: protein MYVALWPGNVYPLGSHWDGKGTNFALFSENATAVELCLFDKNDQETRIKLTEVNNFVWHGYLPGIGPGQRYGFRVHGPWEPHKGHRFNANKVLIDPYAKAIDGVLRGSGAEVFAYSWEAKDSEKDLVFSELDDAHLVPKSVVIDQSFDWEGDQLLRTPWHETIIYETHVKGFTKLHPDIPEELRGTYSAIAHPAAIEHLQRLGITALELMPVHHFLALPGYLTDKGLTNYWGYDSINYFAPFSGYSSSGSLGQQVTEFKKMVKALHRAGIEVILDVVYNHTGEGNHLGPSLSLRGIDNTVYYRLIDDDKRLYMDFTGCGNSLYVRHPQVLKLIMDSLRYWVTEMHVDGFRFDLAAALARELFEVNSLAAFFDIIHQDPVLADVKLIAEPWDLGEGGYQVGQFPVLWSEWNGRYRDTVRDFWRGADETLGDFAYCFTGSPDLYSLNGRRPNASINFVTAHDGFTLNDLVSYNEKHNEANGENNCDGDVHNRSWNCGVEGETDDPEILNLRERLRRNFLATLMLSQGIPMLLGGDEMGRTQKGNNNTYCQDNELSWFDWNLNQDNEDLVNFTRELIYFRRQHPVFRRRKWFQGRPIHGKGVSDIAWFNPDGTEMTDEQWNIGYAKAIAVYLDGNQLASPGSRGERISDDSFLMFFNAHSETIEFNLPTDFGLHKCDWSLVIDTKEARFIQEENIYTGNHAVPVVGRSLVLLRRLD, encoded by the coding sequence ATGTACGTAGCACTTTGGCCAGGAAATGTCTATCCTTTAGGCTCACATTGGGATGGTAAAGGGACAAACTTTGCGTTATTCAGTGAAAATGCTACAGCTGTTGAACTTTGTTTGTTCGATAAAAATGACCAAGAAACACGCATTAAACTAACAGAAGTTAACAACTTTGTTTGGCATGGTTATTTACCAGGAATCGGCCCAGGCCAACGTTATGGATTTCGAGTACATGGGCCTTGGGAACCTCACAAAGGTCATCGTTTTAATGCAAATAAAGTATTAATCGATCCTTATGCTAAAGCGATCGATGGAGTACTTCGCGGTAGTGGGGCTGAAGTATTTGCTTATTCTTGGGAAGCTAAAGATTCAGAAAAAGATTTAGTTTTTTCTGAATTAGATGATGCACATTTAGTGCCAAAATCTGTTGTAATCGATCAATCTTTTGATTGGGAAGGAGATCAATTATTAAGAACTCCTTGGCACGAAACGATTATCTATGAAACTCACGTTAAAGGCTTTACTAAACTGCATCCAGATATTCCCGAAGAACTGCGGGGGACGTATTCTGCCATTGCTCATCCAGCGGCTATTGAACATTTGCAAAGACTGGGAATTACAGCATTGGAACTAATGCCAGTGCATCACTTTTTAGCTTTACCAGGATACCTAACAGATAAAGGTTTAACTAACTATTGGGGTTACGATTCAATTAATTACTTTGCGCCTTTTTCTGGTTACAGTTCTAGTGGTAGTTTGGGACAACAAGTAACCGAATTTAAGAAAATGGTAAAAGCACTACATCGAGCGGGAATCGAAGTTATTTTAGATGTAGTTTATAACCATACTGGAGAAGGAAATCATCTCGGCCCAAGTTTGTCTTTGCGAGGCATTGATAACACTGTTTACTATCGGTTGATAGACGATGATAAGCGTTTGTACATGGACTTTACAGGCTGCGGAAATTCTCTTTATGTACGTCATCCGCAAGTCTTAAAGTTAATCATGGATAGCCTACGTTATTGGGTAACGGAAATGCACGTTGATGGCTTCCGATTTGACTTAGCAGCAGCTTTGGCAAGGGAGTTATTTGAAGTTAATAGCTTAGCAGCTTTCTTTGATATTATTCACCAAGATCCGGTGTTAGCAGATGTGAAATTAATTGCTGAACCTTGGGATTTAGGAGAAGGTGGATATCAAGTCGGTCAATTCCCCGTTCTTTGGTCTGAATGGAATGGTAGATATCGTGACACTGTGCGTGATTTTTGGCGGGGTGCGGATGAAACTTTAGGAGATTTTGCTTACTGTTTTACTGGTAGTCCTGATTTGTATTCGTTGAATGGAAGACGACCAAATGCTAGCATTAATTTTGTCACGGCTCATGATGGTTTTACCCTGAATGATTTAGTTAGTTACAACGAGAAACATAATGAAGCGAACGGGGAAAATAATTGTGATGGTGATGTTCACAATCGTTCTTGGAATTGTGGTGTTGAAGGGGAAACTGATGACCCAGAAATTTTGAATTTACGAGAACGACTAAGGCGAAATTTCCTGGCGACTTTGATGCTGTCTCAAGGCATTCCAATGCTGCTAGGTGGGGATGAAATGGGGCGGACGCAAAAGGGTAATAATAATACTTATTGCCAAGATAATGAGCTTTCTTGGTTTGATTGGAATTTAAATCAAGATAATGAAGATTTGGTCAATTTTACTCGTGAATTAATTTATTTCCGTCGCCAACATCCGGTATTTCGGCGGCGCAAATGGTTCCAAGGTCGTCCTATTCATGGCAAGGGTGTTAGTGATATTGCTTGGTTCAATCCTGATGGTACGGAAATGACGGATGAACAGTGGAATATTGGTTATGCTAAAGCGATCGCAGTTTATTTAGATGGCAATCAACTTGCCAGTCCAGGGTCTAGAGGTGAGCGAATTAGCGATGATAGTTTTCTGATGTTTTTTAATGCTCACTCTGAAACAATTGAGTTTAATTTACCTACTGATTTTGGGCTACATAAGTGTGATTGGTCTTTGGTAATTGATACTAAGGAAGCGCGTTTCATTCAAGAAGAAAACATTTATACTGGTAATCACGCTGTACCTGTGGTTGGGCGATCGCTAGTACTATTACGCCGCTTAGATTAG